A genome region from Corallococcus exiguus includes the following:
- a CDS encoding porin, with translation MTLASSHRSVLQALLAGTALFFSSSTLAQAQETPPEPAPQGEVVPPAALPPPAEEKEKEKEKTKPWYESIRLRGYTQVRYNRLPSFRVNDSLINDQGDRFLGKDTGFGIRRARLVIFGDVHPHVSIYLQPDFASVIGDQYNVAVMRDWYADIFVDAKKEFRFRVGQSKVPFGFENLQSSQNRLALDRNDAINSALKDERDVGVFFYWAPSHIRERFKYLVDSGLKGSGDYGVVGLGVYNGQTANRAERNNSPHAVARVSYPFLFGSQYVEVGTGAYYGRFNLSAAPRDDAAYALARGPNMVDARAIVSLMIYPQPLGFQAEYNIGRGPSLGSFPDEALLIDSRNLHGGYAQLMYKLDGVVGVSLIPYVRGTLYKGGKKFETNAPLYDVRELELGAEWQIWKALELTAAYVIADRTSSRYPYEQEQGHVTRLQLQFNY, from the coding sequence ATGACCCTCGCTTCGTCCCACCGCTCCGTCCTTCAGGCCCTGCTGGCTGGTACCGCGCTCTTCTTCTCCTCCTCCACCCTCGCCCAGGCCCAGGAGACTCCTCCCGAGCCCGCTCCCCAGGGCGAGGTCGTGCCTCCCGCCGCGCTGCCGCCCCCCGCGGAGGAGAAGGAGAAGGAAAAGGAGAAGACCAAGCCCTGGTACGAGAGCATCCGCCTCCGGGGCTACACGCAGGTCCGCTACAACCGGCTGCCCAGCTTCCGGGTGAACGACTCGCTCATCAACGACCAGGGCGACCGCTTCCTGGGCAAGGACACCGGCTTTGGCATCCGCCGCGCGCGGCTCGTCATCTTCGGGGACGTGCACCCGCACGTGTCCATCTACCTGCAGCCGGACTTCGCCTCCGTCATCGGTGACCAGTACAACGTCGCCGTCATGCGGGACTGGTACGCGGACATCTTCGTGGACGCGAAGAAGGAGTTCCGCTTCCGCGTGGGCCAGTCGAAGGTGCCGTTCGGCTTCGAGAACCTCCAGTCCAGCCAGAACCGCCTCGCGCTGGACCGAAACGACGCCATCAACAGCGCGCTGAAGGACGAGCGCGACGTGGGCGTGTTCTTCTACTGGGCGCCCTCGCACATCCGCGAGCGCTTCAAGTACCTTGTCGACAGCGGCCTCAAGGGCTCCGGCGACTACGGCGTGGTGGGCCTGGGCGTCTACAACGGCCAGACGGCCAACCGCGCCGAGCGCAACAACAGCCCTCACGCCGTCGCGCGCGTCAGCTATCCCTTCCTCTTCGGTTCCCAGTACGTGGAGGTCGGCACCGGCGCCTACTACGGCCGTTTCAACCTCAGCGCGGCCCCGCGCGATGACGCGGCCTATGCGCTGGCGCGTGGCCCCAACATGGTGGATGCCCGAGCCATCGTCAGCCTGATGATCTACCCGCAGCCCCTGGGCTTCCAGGCCGAATACAACATCGGGCGTGGGCCGTCGCTGGGCTCGTTCCCGGACGAGGCGCTGCTCATCGACAGCCGCAACCTGCATGGCGGCTACGCGCAGCTCATGTACAAGCTGGACGGCGTGGTGGGCGTGTCGCTCATCCCCTACGTGCGCGGCACGCTCTACAAGGGCGGCAAGAAGTTCGAGACCAACGCCCCCCTCTACGACGTGCGCGAGCTGGAGCTGGGCGCGGAGTGGCAGATCTGGAAGGCGCTGGAGCTGACGGCCGCCTACGTCATCGCGGACCGCACCTCGTCGCGCTACCCGTATGAACAGGAGCAGGGGCA